DNA from Mustela erminea isolate mMusErm1 chromosome 18, mMusErm1.Pri, whole genome shotgun sequence:
GCGTCTGTAGACAACTACCAACAGCCACCCTTCACCCAGAACGCGGAGACCACTGAGGGCTACCAGCCGCCCCCCGTGTACTGAGCTGCAGCCGGGGATGGTAAGGGAGGCAGGAAAGGTGCTCGGGGGAGGGGGCCTGCCCCCTGGCCTGGACTCCTCCCAGGAGCCTTGCCTCCTGGAGCTGTGGCCCCCTCTCCCGTCCGGTGTGCCCATGGGAGCCGCCGCACGGCCTGGAGAgcccctgctttccccctccccggCTGCTGGTGCAGAGCCCCAGCCCCAAGTGCCTCTGCCCCAAGGGCTTCACCCACCACTCCTCGAGGGCATTTTCTAGAAAAGGGTTTTTAGCCGGATGTGTTTTGTTACTGCTTTTCATGCCCCCCAGCCACCTGAAAGAGCTGGACGGGCCCGACACGCCGTTTTGACAAGTGCCTTAGCTtctccccagcccaggcaggCTCAGGTCCAGGCCATGGTGGCCATAGTGACTTGGGGTTCTGTGCCAAAGAGGAGGCTGCGAGCCTTCCCCCCGCTCTGCTGCTGGTGCGGGGCCGGGGCCCCTTTTCCCGCTCACTCAGGTTTGTTTCCCACCTCCTGGCACTGTCGTGCCCGCAGCCCCCTGCCTGCTCTGGGAGCCGGCAGCCCCGGGCTCACTGCTGTTGTGTCTGCTTGCTCCTGGATCCCGGTCCCTTCGCTGTGCCTGTACCTCTGGGCGGATGCTGGTCTGCTCACTGCAGGGGCACCGGGTAGCACTCCCTCTCCTTGTTCCCACCTCCTAGCAACAGGGAGGGGCTTTGCCTGATCGGAAACACCCAGCTTTATGTAAATATCCTGTCACTGTTAGGTGTGGGGTGCACCCAcggccccccccaaccccgggctgTTCTGAATGTATTAAGGAGCCTGGAGCTAAGACAACAGATCCTTGGTTTTAGTAGACGGATTCCAAGacagaataaatgtttttctcGTTCATAATCTCCATTGTCATTCATTGGATCTCAGCCTAGGGGTCCAAGAGAAGTTCCACTCTGGGGTGCACCCCGGGAGTGGGGTGCTTTATGAACTTCCATTTTGAATAGCCACAGCCCTCTGCCTTACGGGTATGCCTAGTGCACGCCTGCGCACACTCTCCTTGTCTGGGGTCTCATGCCTTACACTGCCCTCCGCAGCATCTTAAAATAGCAACTGTGCTCAGCCTGTAAACAAGACACTTTCTCTGGACTGCCTTGCCAAGGCCCTGCTGTGCCCTTGCTggagttggggttgggggggcacctgggagctgCCCCACTGAATGTCCCTTCCCTGGTAACTCTTTCCTTCCCAACCCCTCCTAGCAGAGTGAGGAGACCCAGGCTTCCACTTCCTGCAGCCAGGGGTTAGCACCTCCAGAGCCCATCCTGGGCCGGCCTGCCCCAGGGGAGAGAGCCCATCTCTGGCAGGAGAGGTCAGGGTCCCTGAAGTACCTCATTCCCCTTTTGGAGCAGAGACAGTGGGGACTGTCAAAAGTGGACCTCTTAGTTTGGAAATCCTGAGTAGCAACTAATGTGGTTCTGTGAACGCCTGTCACCCAGAGCCAGTCATTAGCAAGCTGGAGTAGAACGAAGGGGAGAGGCAAGCCAGGGCGAGGAGGCTACCCCAGAACCCTGATCCCATCTGCCCTGGAGTTGGGAGAGGGGCTTAGCCATCCCAGCAGACTCTTGCTTCCATGCAAGGCGCTGACAGCCCATTTTACAAGGTGCAGCTGAGCTAGTCTTCTGGGCTCCTGAGCTATCAAATGTCTGTTTCACAAATAAAACCTGACCCCACAGCCCCAGCTGGCAGCCCTGACCATAGCCTTGTCTTTCCATCCTGGGCCCCAGGCCCCTCCGGCTACCCATTTTGTCCTGAAACCCATCCGGACAGAAGAGCAAGCAAATGTTCCTCCCAGAATGTGCTTCGTGGTCGCTTCTCAGTTAAAATGGTGTGGCGAAGAGACTAGAAGTGCTAGAAAAGGATCTGGAAGGAAATTCCCCCCCGCCCGCCCGGGCCCTGTGTCACGTCAGAGCTGTCTACAGTGAGACCCGGGGCATCCCAGGCTGTAAAAGACAAATGTgcttctggggcccctgggtggctctgctagttaagtgtctgacttctgctcaggtcatgatgtccgtgtcctgggactgggctcctgctcagcggggaatctgcttgtcccgctcccctctgccctcctcccacttgtgctctctctcaaaaatcttaaaaaaaacccacaaaaaacagacacatgagcTTTCACCAACcagtaaattttaatattagttaTTAAGTCACAGGCTACAACAGAATCCTAGATCCTAACCCTAGCCACCTCTGCCCCTAACACCTCCACATCcagctttttaaaagagaagccCCTGGGACCCGAGACCCATCGGGCTAAGGGTCTCCCGTGTGAGAGAAGCTGTAATTCCGGAGAAAATGATCACGGGGGTGCAGGCAGCAGGAGGACCCAAGTCCAGCCACCCCTGGGGGCCGAGAGTCCCAAGCAGAGACAGAAACCTCTGCGTGGGCCGAAGCTGGGGCTGCGCGGGAGGTACCGGCGCACGGACTTCCCAGTGAGAACAGAAACTCAACGGCGAAAGCCACAAGGGGGAAGAAGCCATGGGCGCCCACGTCGCCACAGTGTGTggttctgcccttccccccctcggagggtggggggtggggctggccgCGGCGGCCGGGCCCTAGCTCGCGGGGGGGACCGGCGGCCGGGCAGGGAACCAGGGACAGGGGAACCGGGACGCGCAGACGCGCAGACCACCGGCCCGAGACCCGCACCGCGGGCGGCAGAAAGTCCCGTCTTCGCCCCGCCCCCACTTCCTCCTCGGGGCGGGCCTCGCGGCTGCCAGcagggggcgcgggggcggggcgggccggcCGGCGGGGGGCGGCGGAGCGGCCGGCGGGGGGCGGCGGAGCGGCCGGCGGGGGGCGGCGCGGGCCGGCGAGCCTCAGTTGGCGGCGGGGCTGCACTGCAGGACCTGGTGCGGCGCGAAGAGCTTCCGGGCTCCCGCCGCCTCCGCGGGCCTTGTGGGCAGCGGCACCGGGCAGTTCTCCTTGTTCTCCTTGCCGTCCGGCGCGGCGGGCAGACCCGCGGCCTTCTTGAAGTAGCAGAGGCGGCACACGGAGTGGTATTTGTCCGCTCCCCCGATCACCTCCACCTGGCGGCGGGACGCAGAGGGCGCGGACTGAGGCGGGGCCCGGCGCCTGCCggcctctcccccccccccccccacccccgggcagGCGGGCGGGCGCTACCTCTTTCTCCGAGCCTAGCCGCTTGGTGTACGCCGCCTCCCGGAAGCACTCCATGCACACCGCTGTCAGCTTCACCACGCTCTCCGCCAGGGGCACCAGGTTCAGGATGGTCCCAAAGGCCTACGCTCCCAGCGGAAGGGCAGCAGGTGAGCACATCCACCTGGCCAGGTGCGCTGTCCCTTGACACCCTTGGATGGCCCCGGGGCAAGCCGGGAGCTGGGTCTTGCTCACCTGCGTGCCCCCGCTAGGACGCTGGGACGAGGCAGGCTCAACGTGCTGCCAAGTGGCAAGCCCCGGTCACCGAGGCTGGCAGGtctgcccctgttcctgcccagCCCCTCCAAGGCCGGGATCAGATGCCTCACCTTCCTCTGGAAGGTCCCGTCCAGTGCGGCCACGATCACGGTCTTCCCCGCGTTAGCCATAGTCTCGCTGAACTCCACGATGTCTGGGAACTGGAAGGGGGGAGGCGGGGAACGTCAGGCACTCAAACATTGATGTGCCCTCTGATGCCTCTAGGGGGATCAGGACTCTGCCAGCGCCTTACAGAGCAGGAGGACACAGCAGGCCCTGTGGTCACTGTCAATCAGCGGTCCTGCTAAGCGGCCCAGGGCTGCTTCTGCAGGTCCTTTGTGTGTTTTCCCTGCTCAATCATTCTGCCTCCAGCGGGCCGTGTTTGTCTGTCTGGATTGTTCTCTGGTTGTGTGAACAGGCACATTCTTGTCTTGGGGCAGCGGGTCTCTCCCCAAGCCATTTAGGCCGGGCTTGGCCCATTTATCGAGGTGTGAGGTTACCGGGACCTGGACGGTTAGCAAGACAAGGTCTGCGAAGGTGACTGTAGGAAAACCAAGAGCAATTCGAGTAGGACTCAGCTGAAGCCAAATCCTGTTGGTTACCCTCCGTAGGGCTGGCCAGGCCCAAGCTACAGaggcaccccccgccccacccacgGGGACTCTGGCATGCTCGCCCACGCTTTGCGGGTCGCAGAAATGCAGCTCCCAGTCTGCAAGGGGCTCTCGGCCAGTAAACACCTGCTTCTCTAAGTTGTCACAGAGAGAACAGTTTCTAGACGTTACCAAATAAtccctgggtgggggcaggtgcaAAACAACCCAGAGAGGAGCCTCCCTGTGCCTCACCCGCCACACGGAGGCGTAACGTTGGGACACTTGTCCTTCCACACCCaggtctggggtcctgggagggccCCAGCCCCCCTCCCGCCCACTGCGCCGACGCCAGCATTCAAAGAGCTCACATCGGCCCCTGCTCACATGCCACCTCCCTGGGAAGGGGTCCCCAGCAGGGGTTCCCGAGGTCTCCAAGGTAAGGACAGGGCGGAGCACATGGCCAGCACCCCGTAGAACACCCGCCAGGAAGCTCGTGCGGACGTTGATTTCTATTGCTGTTCGTTTTTACGTTATGTTATAGGTCGACctgtgtccctcccaccccccaaattcACGTTGAAACCCTAACTTCCAGTCCCTCAGAACATGACCTCATCTGGAGGTAGGGTCTTTGCAAATACCACCCCACTAAAATGAGGTCAGCAGGGTGAGCCCCAATTTCATAGGACGGCTGTCCTTATAGGAAGGGGCCCTTTGGATGGCGACAGGGAGGGAGGCCGGCCATCCGCAAGCCAAGGGGAGGCATCTGGAAGCCCTCACAAGGAAGGGAGCCTGCCCACACCCTGATTTCGGGCTTCCAGCCTCAAGAATTGGGAGAGAATCCGTTCCTGCTGCGTGAGCTGCCCCATCTGTGCTACTTGTCATAGCAGCCCTCGGCAAATAACGCAGCTTAAGCTTAAAATAGAactttagggggcgcctgggggtgtggtcggttaagcctctggctcttggtttcggcttaagtcatgatctctcAGTCAGGAAATCGAgagcccaccccccactctctcctccaaataaataaaaaatctttaaaataaaataaaataaataggggcgccttggtggctcagtgggtgaagcctctgccttcggttcaggtcatgatctcagggtcctgggatccagccctgcatcgggctctctgctcagcagggagtctgcttctccctctgcctctgcggctccccctgcttgtgtgctctttttctctctctctaataaataaataaaatcttaaaacgaAATAGAATTTCAGGGtccccagctggctcagtcagaagagcgtgcaactcttgatctcagggttgtgagtttgagccccacactgggtataaagattatttaaataaattaaaacttaaaaaaaataaataaacaaaaataaaatagaacttccaaGCAGTTAGCAAATTTCGGGTTGTCTTGGTGGACACAAAAAGTTACAGCAGGGGCATCCAGGAGGGAAAGTACCAGCAGAGGGTTCTCGCTGGTGGCGAGCTGGCCCATGGGCGTCCAGCTGCCCGTTCCAAACCTCAGGGCAACCAGCAGCGAGCCGCTTCCTAAAGGAGCTTCGATGCAGGGGAAAGAACCCAGAGCCAAGCTTAGGAAGCCTTGGAGGGGATTTGCACCTTCGTcatcaaggagaaagaaagggtagTGGATAAACATGGAAACAGGACTACGAAGGTcttggaaacaaaagagaaatgcagTGGAGTAGGGTGTGCGGGTGTGTGTGCCCTGGTGTGTACGTGCATGCACACGTGGGCACGCTCCAGCACCCGCCCTTCACGCCTCTCTCCTGGGGATTTCTGCAAAGGCCCGGTGGTCACACGGCCCTCTGCACCTGCTGTCCTCTCTCCTGCCCGGAGCCACCCACCTCCTACAGAAGACACACGCCACGGGCCGGCCGCTCGCTCCCTGGCTCTCTCGCAGGCCCCTTTCTGACCACCCCACCTTAGCTCTGTCCCCCGATGTGCCTTTCCCCCAAGTTGTCTCCACCTGACCTATGACGTCATTCTCTCCCTGGGCTAGAGTGTAAGCACAGGGGTGGAGACGCTGACTGGATCCCCAACACCGAGAACACGGCTGGCGTGGGGCCCAGGCCCGGAAAGTactgatggatgggtggatggatggatgggtggatgggacAGGACTGGCCCTTTGACCAGCAATTCCACCTCACAGATCAACCCCAGTACGCCAGACAGAGGATGTCCGTCACAGCCTTGAAATGGCACATGCCAGGGGGCTTGCTTGAGAAAGGTACGCTGCATTTGTAAACCTGTGGAAGGACCGGTACATCCTCCGAGCGGGGACGTTTGCTGTCACGGGTAAACAGCCACACAGCGTGATAGGAACCccctctttaaaaatgtacacctacagggacgcctgggtggctcagttggttaagccgctgccttcggctcaggccatgatcccagggtcttgggatcgattcccgcactgggctccttgctctgcagggagcctgattctctctctgcctctgcctgccactctgcctgcttgtgtgtgcgcgcgctctctctctctctctctctgacaaacaaacaaacaaataaataaataaaatatttaaaaaaaagaaaaacgtacACCTACAGAacagataaagaaggtgtggtatatatacgcaatggaatactatgcagccatccaaaaacccttgaaatcttgtcatttgcaacagtgTAGATGGAGCTAAAGGATCGTCTAAGCACaagagtcaatcagagaaagagaattatcagaTGATCTCACGGacacgaggaatttgagaagcaagacagaggagcatcggggaagggagggaaaaatggaacaagatgaaaccagagaaggagacaaaccctaagagactcttcatctcaggaaacaaactgagggtggctggaggggaggggagggggctgggggggctgggggggctggtgacggacactggggagggtatgtgctatggtgagtgctgtgaagtgtgtaaggcTGACGagtcacacacctgtacccctgaagcaagtaatacattctatgttaataaaaaaaagtacgCCGATAAAGATTAGACAGATATAGAACCAACATGTAATGGgtttttggattgtttttctgggttgggagaagaggacaGCCCCAGCGGCACCCACAGCCGGGCCCCAGTGTCACATAATTAGGTTTAGGATGCTGGACAGGATCACCCCGCTTCCTGAGGGCACTGGATCAAAGGCTAAGCCAACCCCCTAAAATCCTCCCCAGAATGAGCGCCAGAAGCAGAGCCCTCCCGAGACGCCCCTGGGTCCCGCAGTGTGGGTTCTCCCTGCGACAATGACGAACCGTCCCCCTCCCCGGGCACATACACAAGAATTTCAGGGCACAGACGTGGAGTAAAATACAGTAAAAGGGACCATGTGCCCAAGCCAGTGTACGCgcttccagaaaggaaaagactgagCCAGAAAAGCCTTTAACACAAGATTTtccaaaaggcaagggaaggaagggccgCAGTTAAAACAAACGGTACATCCGTAAACAGAAACAAGGAAATGTGGCCGAGAGCGGGAGTTACGCGAAAAGAACTACCTGAAAATCCCAGATGGAAATTAGTCTTTGAAACCACACACGCTTTGGGAGATGTTCCCAGAACACCTACCGGACGGTGAGGAGATGTGGACGGGTAGTGGCTGCGTTCCCCCGCCAGGCAAGAAGGCACCGGCGCTCCCATGTAAAAGACGCAGCAGTCACCAAACTAAACGCAACACGGCCCGGGACACCCGTCACCCAGTCACCAGCTCAAGAAAGCTACCCTTTGCCACTCTGCTTATCctacagaacaaaacaaagacgTTTTCCGACCAAGACTCAGAAAGCTTGCCGCTCAAACGTCCTGGGCTGGAAGAGCTCCTGTAGGGTGCACTTCCAAAGAAGAGAAGCAAATCCATAACAAACAAGCCAGAAGcaacagagaggcaaacagagcaCTGCTTACATACCAGCGCTGAGAAATTGGCTTGAACAGATAACCCTAAGGTCAAGAATCATAGGCTGTACAGACAGCAGGCCAGGCACCCTAAGAAAacggattttttttgttgttgttgttcactgtaaatatatgtatatatattttttcttagggGAGTGGTGAGTGAGAAGGGAATCTTAGgcagctccatgcccagcacagcccGACAtagggttcgatctcatgactggggtcatgacctgagccaaaatcaagagtcagaggctcaactgattaagccaccTAGATGCGCCCCCCCCccggctttgttttattttttattttttaaagattttatttatttatttgacagagagagacacagcgagagagggaacacaagcagcgggagaagcaggcttcctgccgaacagggagcctgatgtgggactcgatcccaagaccctgggatcatgacctgagctgaaggcagatgcttaatggctaaGCGAcccttttatatatatagatatagatttttttaataggatttttttttaagatttttttatttatttacttgacagacagagatcacaagtaggctgagaagcaggcagagagagaggaggaagcaggctccccgctgagcagagagcccgatgcggggctcgatcccaggaccctgggatcatgacccgagctgaaggcagaggcttcaacccactgagccacccaggcgcccctagatttttttcttaagaaggtAAAATAAATCCCTTAAAACTTGAAAAGCAGTGTGGAGAATCCAAGGGCATTCAGACATGAGCTGAAGCAAGTTAACATTGCTTACTAGAAGACAGaaccaacaaagcaggaagggggACAGACTGGGAGTTCCTAGGCAGAACGCCAGGACGAGCCAACTTACAAACTGTCCTTCGTCGATGCCTATGACAGCCACCCCCAGGGCCTCCTGAGCCACGTCCCGGAGCAGGCTGGCTGGCAGTGCCTCCATGGTGTTCCTGGGGAGAAAGCCAGCAGGTGAGCAAGGCCAGGGAGAGGAAACCTGAATGCTGGGACTGGCGCCCAGCTCCCGGGACCACCCTACCCGCAAAGCAGCTGCACTGGGCTGGGGCTTGAAGTTAGTACCTGTGGGAAGCCTCTGGGGAGGATAAAGGCCCGTGTTCAGAAAACCAGTCATTCAACCCAAGCTGTTTTCTTTGAGGCACCAGACTAGAAGTTAACAATGCACATTACAACGCTTAACGGAGACTCAAGGCTCCACTTCTGTTTAGTGTGGGCCGGGCAGGTGAaatgctttaatttcctttaaaaatgtgaaaaagaatacCTAAGTACAACTCGGGCTGCATTCTAGCTGTCTTTCTGCCAATGTGATCCTAAAATTTaat
Protein-coding regions in this window:
- the TK1 gene encoding thymidine kinase, cytosolic — its product is MSCINLPTVLPGSPSKTRGQIQVILGPMFSGKSTELMRRVRRFQVAQYKCLVIKYAKDTRYSSNFSTHDRNTMEALPASLLRDVAQEALGVAVIGIDEGQFFPDIVEFSETMANAGKTVIVAALDGTFQRKAFGTILNLVPLAESVVKLTAVCMECFREAAYTKRLGSEKEVEVIGGADKYHSVCRLCYFKKAAGLPAAPDGKENKENCPVPLPTRPAEAAGARKLFAPHQVLQCSPAAN